GCCGCCGCGCCGACGATCACGGCGAGTGCGGTCGAGACGAAGAGAGCATTGCCCAGACCCCAGCCGGCCCGGAAGCCGACGAGTTCGGCGACGGACGAGGAGGTGCCGGAGAGCGCGGCGAAGACGACGACGAGTGCGAGGCCGGTCAGCAGCGTCTTGCGGCCGCCGATCCGGCTGGACACGAAGCCGGTGACGAGCATCGCCACGGCGGTGATCAGGAAGTACGAGGTGAAGAGCAGCGACACCTGGCTCGGCGTCGCCTCCAGGCCCTTGGCGATGGACGGCAGAATCGGGTCCACCAGGCCGATTCCCATGAATGCGACAACAGAGGCGCCCGCCGTGGCCCATACGGCCTTCGGCTGGCGCAGGATGCTGACCGCTCCCTGATCGAACGGATCCTCTCCCTGCATGGCTCTTCTCGCTCTCCACTAGGTCGTTGCGTCATGCACAGAATAAGTTAGAGGGACTAATGAATGCAACTTACATCTAATTCTGCCGGTGGGAGCCACGCTGCGGACGGGTGATCATCCTTGACGCGGCGACGGTCCTGGAGGACCGTTGGACGCTATGAGGGGCGAACCCAGTTGCCCGAAGTGCGGAGGCCGGGTCAGAGCGCCCGGCCTCTTTTCCGACACCTGGCGGTGCGAGGTGCACGGCAGCGTGCAGCCGCTGCAGCCGGTCGTCCCGCCCAGCGTCGAGGCGCTGGGCGTGGTGGTGCAGCGCGCCCAGGTCCCCGTGTGGATGCCCTGGCCGCTGCCGGTGGGCTGGCTGTTCACCGGAGTGGCGAGCGCGGGTGACGACCGCAGCGGCGGCCGCGCCACCGTCGTCGCCTGCTCCGGCCCCGGTCCCGTCGGCGGCATCGGCGAGCTGCTGCTGGTCACCGAGGAGCTCGGCGTCGGGCTCGGCGCACGCTACGCCGGGATCGACGGCCTCGACCCCGGCCCGTATCTGAACGTCGACGGCCCGCCGGACGTCAAGATGCTCGCCGCCGGACGCCCCACCCCGCTCTGGCACGTCAAGGGAGCCCCCGAGGACCGCGCGGTCTTCGCGGGCGAGGCGCGCGGCCTCTGGCTCTGGGCGATCGTCTGGCCCGAGCAGTCCGGGCTCCTGATGTACGACGAGCTGGTGCTCGCCGATCTGCGCGAGGCCGGGGGGGAGATGGAGCTCGTGCCGTGCGGGGCGCTCACCCCGCGCCTGCTCAGCTAGGGCCCCGGTGCCCGGCCGGGCACCGCTCGAATGCCGGTTATCCTTGGACGTCCCCCTGTCCGGCCCCGAGTACTGGAGTACGCGTCGTGCGCATCGACCTGCACACCCACTCCACCGCCTCGGACGGCACGGACAGCCCCGCGGAACTGATGCGGGCCGCCGCGGCCGCGGGCCTCGATGTCGTCGCCCTCACCGACCACGACACCGTCCGCGGTCACGCCGAGGCGATCGCCGCCCTGCCGCAGGGGCTCACCCTCGTCACCGGCGCCGAGCTCTCCTGCCGGATCGACGGCGTGAGCCTGCACATGCTGGCGTACCTCTTCGACCCCGACGAGCCCGAACTGGCACGCGAGCGCGAGCTGGTGCGGGACGACCGGGTGCCGCGCGCCCGGACCATGGTGGGCAAGCTCCAGGCGCTCGGCGTGCCGGTCGAGTGGGAGCAGGTCGCCAGGATCGCCGGGGACGGATCGGTCGGCAGGCCGCACATCGCCACCGCGCTCGTCGAGCTGGGCGTGGTCGAGACCGTCTCCGACGCCTTCACGCCCGAGTGGCTCGCGAACGGCGGACGCGCGTACGCCGAGAAGCACGAACTGGACCCCTTCGACGCCATCCGGCTGGTCAAGGCCGCCGGTGGCGTCACCGTCTTCGCCCACCCGCTCGCCGTCAAGCGCGGTGAGGTGGTCCCCGAGTCGTCGATCGCGCAGCTCGCGGCCGCCGGGCTCGACGGCATCGAGGTCGACCACATGGACCATGACGAGCCGACCAGGGCCCGGCTGCGCGGGCTCGCCAAGGAACTGGGGCTGCTCGCCACCGGGTCCAGCGACTACCACGGCAGCCGCAAGACCGTCCGGCTCGGCGAGTACACCACCGACCCCGAGATCTACGGCGAGATCACCCGGCGCGCCACGGGAGCCTTCCCGGTGCCGGGCGCCGGCGGATTCTGTCCGGCGTAACACCGTACGCGTCGTGGCCGGGGTGTGAAGCCCCGTGCGGAGCCGCCCCCGGCTGCCCACCCACCATCGCCCGTTCCTCCCTCCACGCCCCCGACCGCCGTCATGGCTTCGGGGTGCGCTCCTTCAGGCTGTTTCTCGCTCTCTCCTCGCAAGGCTCACTGTGTTCGACGTCGCTGTCTTCGGATCCCTTTTTCTCACGCTTTTTGTGATTATGGATCCGCCGGGGATCACCCCGATCTTCCTCGCCCTCACCGCGGGCCGCCCCGCCAGGATCCAGCGCAGGATGGCGCTCCAGGCGGTGACCGTCGCCTTCGGTGTGATCGCCGTCTTCGGCGTCCTCGGCCAGCAGATCCTCGACTATCTGCATGTCTCCGTACCCGCCCTGATGATCGCGGGCGGACTGCTCCTGCTGCTCATCGCGCTCGATCTGCTGACCGGCAAGACCGACGAGCCGACGCAGACCAAGGACGTCAACGTGGCGCTCGTACCGCTGGGCATGCCGCTGCTCGCCGGGCCCGGTGCGATCGTTTCGGTGATCCTGGCGGTGCAGCACGCCGACAGCGTGGGAAGCCAGATCTCGGTCTGGTCGGCGATCATCGCCATGCACATCGTGCTCTGGCTGACCATGCGCTACTCGCTGCTGATCATCCGGGTCATCAAGGACGGCGGTGTCGTGCTGGTGACCAGGCTTGCCGGAATGATGCTCTCCGCCATCGCCGTACAGCAGATCATCAACGGCGTCACCCAGGTCATCCAGAGCTCCTGACGGCGCCCGCGCACACCACAGCGCCCCCGTACGGACCTTCCGTACGGGGGCGCCTCGTCTTTGAAACTTCGTTGTGCGTTACGAAGCCGAGCTTTCGGCCGGGCGGATGTAGATGCGCTGGCCTATGGCTGCGGCCTGCTGCACGATCCGGTTGACGGAGGCGGCGTCCACGACGGTGCTGTCCACGGCGGTACCGTCGACATCGTCGAGTCGCATGATCTCGAAGCGCATAAGGCTTCCCTTCGTCTGATCCTCCTGCTGGAGAACTACTGGGAGGACGGGTGACCCGTCCGCAAGGATGTGGAGCACCGGACACCTGTGTCTCGTGCTCCATGGGGTTACAACGGCATGCTCTCTGCAAACATTCCCTACGCTAAGGAAATTTTTTGGATGTCTAAGTACCAGTGGACGACGGACCGCGCGCGGACATCGGGGTCCGTATGAACGAGGCAGAGGCCGCAGAGGTCCGCGAGCGCCTGGACCGCACCAACGCGCTGCTCCAGCGCGTGCTCGCCGAGGTGTCGAAGACACCCTCGACCCATGCGATCTTCGTGGACGCGGGCTATGTGTACGCCGCGGCCGGACTGCTGGTCACCGGCACCGAGGACCGCCGCTCCTTCGACCTCGACGCGGAAGGGCTGATCGAGGCCTTCATCGACAAGGCCCGCACGATCTTCGCGGACAGCAGACTGCTGCGCGTGTACTGGTACGACGGAGCCAGGCGACGCATCCACACCGTCGAGCAGCAGTCCATCGCCGAACTCCCCGACGTCAAGGTCAGACTCGGCAACCTCAACGCCAACAACCAGCAGAAGGGCGTCGATTCACTCATCCGCACCGACCTCGAATCGCTCGCCCGGCACCGCGCCATCAGCGACGCGGCACTCGTCGGCGGCGACGAGGACCTGGTGTCCGCGGTCGAGGCGGCGCAGGGGTACGGGGCCCGGGTCCACCTGTGGGGCATCGAGGCGGGCGAGGGGCGCAACCAGGCGGAACCGCTGCTCTGGGAGGTCGACAGCCAGCGCACCTTCGACCTGGACTTCTGCCGCCCATACGTCACCAGACGCCCCGTCACCACCTACGAGGACGACACCCCCGCACCCTCGCGCGAGGACGTCCGCTTCGTGGGCGCGCAGATCGCCGCGGCCTGGCTGGCCGCCCGGGGCCGCGAGTCCCTCGCCGATCTGCTGCCCGGACACCCCTACCTGCCGGGCTCCGTCGACCAGGACCTGCTGGTCGAGGCCGAACGGCTGCTGCAGCACTCGCTGCGCGGCCATGCCCACCTTCGGCGCGCGCTGCGCGACGGCTTCTGGCAGCACCTGCAGTCGCAGTACTGAGTCGCAGGCTGCGTTTTACAGGCTGTCCCAGAAGGAGGTGAGCGCGGACGCCGTCTGCTCCGGACGGTCCGTGTTGGGGGAGTGCTCGGCGCCCGCGATCCGGGTGCGGCGCGCACCGAGCCGCTGGGCCATCTCGTCGAGCAGCGGCACCGGCCAGGTGTCGTCGCGCTCGCCGGAGAGCACATGGAAGGGCAGCGCGGCGGCGGCGAGTTCGGCCACCCGGTCGGGTTCGCTCACCAGCTGACGCCCGGTGGCGATCAGCTGGGCGGGCCGGTGGAGCAGCCAGCGCCGGCGCAGGGCCTCGCCGTCGGTCGCCGCGTCCTCGGGCGGGTCGAGGGCGAGCATCGCCTCCCAGACCTCGGCCATGCTCAGCGTCGCGAGCGCGTCGCTGAGCATCTTCACCTTGACCTGCTGGGCCTCGGCGACCTGGGCGGGCCCGGACGACATGAGGGTCAGCGAACGGAAGGGCGAGGCGTCGAGCAGTACGGCGGCGCGGGCGATCTGCCCGCCGAGCGAGTGCCCGAGCAGATGCACGGGCCCGTCGAGCGCCGCGGCCTGGGCGAGCACATCGCGCGCCAACTCGCCCTGTGCGTACGTCTCCTGACGGTCCGTCCCCTCGGTCTCGTACTGCCCCCGGCCGTCCACGGAGACGGTCCGGTACCCGGCGGCGCAGAGTGGTTCGAGGAGCGCGATGAAGTCCTCCTTGCTGCCTGTGTAGCCCGGTAGCAGAAGGGCGGTACCGCGCGGAGCGGTACGCGGTGAGGCATCCAGCACGGCGAAGTCCCCACGCCCGGTACGAAGCCGGTGGGCGCGGGCACAGGGGGGCGGGGTGAAGGTGGGCGGGCGGCTCATGGGACGAGGTTAATGCCGGCAAACGCCGGACGGGCCCGAGGATGACCTCGGGCCCGTCCGGCGTTTGCTTCAAGCCCCTGCGGCGATTGAGGAGCGGGGTCCGGGGCAGAGCCCCGGTTCAGTCTGCGCTCAGCCCTCGGCCTTGGCCGCGGCCGCCCGCCGCCTCCGCGGCTTCGCCGCGCCCTCGGCGACCGGCGCCTCGGCCACAGCATCGGCCTTCGGCTTGGCCGCCGCACGCGTGCGACGACGCGGCTTGCTCTCCGGGTTGGGCTCGGAGATCGGCGCGATCTGGAAGTCGACCTCGTCCGCGACCGGCTTCACGACGCGGGCACGGCGACGCGGCTTGGTCACCGTCTTCGCCTCGGGCACCGGCTCCGCGATGGGCGCGATCTGGAAGTCGACCTCGTCCGCGACCGGCTTGACGACGCGGGCGCGGCGACGGCGCGGCTTGGTCTCGGCCGCAGTCTCGTCCGCGATCTCGGTCTTCGTCGCGACAGCGGCGGCCGGGGCCTCCACCGTGCTGACAGCGGCCTCGGCCGCGATGTCCGGGGCACCGACGCGGGTACGGCGACGACGGCGCGGCGTACGCGGCTCCGACGGGGCGTCGGCGTCGGCCACCTCGATGGACGGCGCCGGCACGGCGGCGGTGGTTGCGGCGGCCTCATCGAGCGTCGAGCCGCCCCGCGTACGGCGACGCTGGCGCGGCGTGCGCGGCGCACGCTCCTCGCGTACCGCAGGCGTCGACGACGCGCTGGGCGACTTGCGGCCGCGGCCGCCCGTCTCGCCGAGGTCCTCGATCTCCTCGGCCCGCAGACCCGCACGGGTCCGCTCGGTGCGCGGCAGCACACCCTTGGTGCCGGCCGGGATGTCGAGCTGCTCGAAGAGGTGCGGCGAGGTGGAGTACGTCTCGACCGGGTCGGGGAACTTCAGGTCCAGCGCCTTGTTGATCAGCTGCCAGCGCGGGATGTCGTCCCAGTCGACCAGCGTGATCGCGATGCCCTTGGCACCCGCGCGGCCGGTCCGGCCGATGCGGTGGAGGTACGTCTTCTCGTCCTCCGGCGACTGGTAGTTGATGACGTGGGTCACACCCTCGACATCGATACCGCGGGCCGCCACGTCGGTGCAGACGAGCACGTCCACCTTGCCGTTGCGGAACGCGCGCAGTGCCTGCTCGCGCGCGCCCTGGCCGAGGTCGCCGTGGACCGCGCCGGACGCGAAGCCGCGCTTCTCCAGCTGCTCGGCGATGTCGGCGGCCGTGCGCTTCGTACGGCAGAAGATCATCGCGAGTCCGCGGCCGTTGGCCTGCAGGATGCGGGAGACCATCTCGGGCTTGTCCATCGAGTGGGCCCGGAAGACATGCTGCGAGATGTTGGCGACGGTC
This sequence is a window from Streptomyces sp. NBC_01217. Protein-coding genes within it:
- a CDS encoding MarC family protein — encoded protein: MFDVAVFGSLFLTLFVIMDPPGITPIFLALTAGRPARIQRRMALQAVTVAFGVIAVFGVLGQQILDYLHVSVPALMIAGGLLLLLIALDLLTGKTDEPTQTKDVNVALVPLGMPLLAGPGAIVSVILAVQHADSVGSQISVWSAIIAMHIVLWLTMRYSLLIIRVIKDGGVVLVTRLAGMMLSAIAVQQIINGVTQVIQSS
- a CDS encoding NYN domain-containing protein, with the protein product MNEAEAAEVRERLDRTNALLQRVLAEVSKTPSTHAIFVDAGYVYAAAGLLVTGTEDRRSFDLDAEGLIEAFIDKARTIFADSRLLRVYWYDGARRRIHTVEQQSIAELPDVKVRLGNLNANNQQKGVDSLIRTDLESLARHRAISDAALVGGDEDLVSAVEAAQGYGARVHLWGIEAGEGRNQAEPLLWEVDSQRTFDLDFCRPYVTRRPVTTYEDDTPAPSREDVRFVGAQIAAAWLAARGRESLADLLPGHPYLPGSVDQDLLVEAERLLQHSLRGHAHLRRALRDGFWQHLQSQY
- a CDS encoding DUF6758 family protein; translation: MRGEPSCPKCGGRVRAPGLFSDTWRCEVHGSVQPLQPVVPPSVEALGVVVQRAQVPVWMPWPLPVGWLFTGVASAGDDRSGGRATVVACSGPGPVGGIGELLLVTEELGVGLGARYAGIDGLDPGPYLNVDGPPDVKMLAAGRPTPLWHVKGAPEDRAVFAGEARGLWLWAIVWPEQSGLLMYDELVLADLREAGGEMELVPCGALTPRLLS
- a CDS encoding DEAD/DEAH box helicase, which encodes MTLPVALSGSDVIGQAKTGTGKTLGFGLPLLERVTVPADVEAGRAQPEQLTEAPQALVVVPTRELCQQVTNDLLTAGKVRNVRVLAIYGGRAYEPQVEALKKGVDVIVGTPGRLLDLAGQRKLDLSHVRALVLDEADEMLDLGFLPDVEKIITMLPPTRQTMLFSATMPGAVIGLARRYMSQPTHIRATSPDDEGATVANISQHVFRAHSMDKPEMVSRILQANGRGLAMIFCRTKRTAADIAEQLEKRGFASGAVHGDLGQGAREQALRAFRNGKVDVLVCTDVAARGIDVEGVTHVINYQSPEDEKTYLHRIGRTGRAGAKGIAITLVDWDDIPRWQLINKALDLKFPDPVETYSTSPHLFEQLDIPAGTKGVLPRTERTRAGLRAEEIEDLGETGGRGRKSPSASSTPAVREERAPRTPRQRRRTRGGSTLDEAAATTAAVPAPSIEVADADAPSEPRTPRRRRRTRVGAPDIAAEAAVSTVEAPAAAVATKTEIADETAAETKPRRRRARVVKPVADEVDFQIAPIAEPVPEAKTVTKPRRRARVVKPVADEVDFQIAPISEPNPESKPRRRTRAAAKPKADAVAEAPVAEGAAKPRRRRAAAAKAEG
- a CDS encoding PHP domain-containing protein, with protein sequence MRIDLHTHSTASDGTDSPAELMRAAAAAGLDVVALTDHDTVRGHAEAIAALPQGLTLVTGAELSCRIDGVSLHMLAYLFDPDEPELARERELVRDDRVPRARTMVGKLQALGVPVEWEQVARIAGDGSVGRPHIATALVELGVVETVSDAFTPEWLANGGRAYAEKHELDPFDAIRLVKAAGGVTVFAHPLAVKRGEVVPESSIAQLAAAGLDGIEVDHMDHDEPTRARLRGLAKELGLLATGSSDYHGSRKTVRLGEYTTDPEIYGEITRRATGAFPVPGAGGFCPA
- a CDS encoding alpha/beta fold hydrolase, which gives rise to MSRPPTFTPPPCARAHRLRTGRGDFAVLDASPRTAPRGTALLLPGYTGSKEDFIALLEPLCAAGYRTVSVDGRGQYETEGTDRQETYAQGELARDVLAQAAALDGPVHLLGHSLGGQIARAAVLLDASPFRSLTLMSSGPAQVAEAQQVKVKMLSDALATLSMAEVWEAMLALDPPEDAATDGEALRRRWLLHRPAQLIATGRQLVSEPDRVAELAAAALPFHVLSGERDDTWPVPLLDEMAQRLGARRTRIAGAEHSPNTDRPEQTASALTSFWDSL